One genomic window of Stieleria sp. JC731 includes the following:
- a CDS encoding sulfatase encodes MRALLTCLAVLSLLCCSVNAADRPNYVVIFCDDLGWGDLSCYGHPTIATPNLDQMSAEGTRMTQFYVAANVCTPSRAGLLTGRYPVRNGMYGNRRVLFPNSVGGIQDSELTIAEALKDTGYRTGMVGKWHLGHLPQYLPTEHGFESYYGIPYSNDMDKVPGKKGRDAFADPDYHDFNVPLLAGTQGEVQQIERPANQNTITRRYTEKAVQYIREHESEPFFLYLAHSLPHVPLFRGEEFEDHSLAGLYGDVIEEIDWSVGQVLKQIRESGIDSKTLVVFTSDNGPWLTFGDHGGSAGPLRNGKGTTFEGGQRVPGIFWMPGTIPAGRVHHGLASTLDLLPTFAAMSDVSLPEDLVLDGYDLSETLTGDAASPRESFFYYRDSRLMAARLGRYKAHFKTQDSYTKDSRVVNEHDPPLLYDLLIDIGEKRDIASKHPDVVDEIAEVVKAHREGMVIAPSQCDRK; translated from the coding sequence ATGCGCGCACTTCTGACTTGTCTGGCAGTGTTGTCCTTGCTTTGTTGCAGCGTCAATGCCGCCGATCGGCCCAACTATGTCGTTATCTTTTGTGATGACCTCGGCTGGGGTGACCTCTCTTGCTACGGGCACCCAACGATCGCCACACCCAACCTGGATCAGATGTCCGCCGAAGGGACGCGGATGACTCAGTTCTATGTTGCGGCGAATGTTTGCACGCCCAGCCGCGCCGGCCTGCTGACCGGACGCTATCCGGTTCGCAACGGAATGTATGGCAATCGACGCGTGCTATTCCCCAATTCAGTCGGTGGCATCCAGGACAGCGAACTGACGATCGCAGAGGCTTTGAAAGACACCGGCTATCGAACCGGGATGGTTGGCAAATGGCACTTGGGGCATCTTCCCCAATACCTTCCTACCGAACATGGCTTCGAATCCTACTATGGGATTCCCTACAGCAATGACATGGACAAGGTTCCGGGAAAGAAGGGGCGAGACGCCTTTGCCGATCCCGACTATCACGATTTCAATGTTCCGCTGCTCGCCGGCACCCAGGGAGAGGTTCAACAGATCGAACGGCCCGCCAATCAAAACACCATCACACGACGCTACACCGAGAAAGCTGTCCAATACATTCGTGAGCATGAATCCGAACCATTCTTTCTGTATCTAGCCCATTCGCTTCCGCACGTGCCGCTATTCCGCGGTGAAGAGTTCGAGGACCACTCGCTTGCCGGACTCTACGGCGACGTAATCGAAGAAATCGACTGGAGTGTCGGCCAAGTGCTAAAACAAATCCGTGAGTCCGGCATCGACTCCAAGACACTAGTCGTCTTCACAAGCGACAACGGGCCATGGCTGACGTTTGGTGACCATGGCGGGTCAGCAGGACCACTTCGCAACGGCAAAGGCACAACCTTCGAAGGGGGCCAACGCGTTCCGGGTATCTTTTGGATGCCAGGCACGATCCCAGCCGGCCGCGTTCATCACGGTCTCGCAAGCACACTCGATCTGTTGCCAACCTTTGCCGCGATGTCAGACGTATCGCTTCCTGAAGACCTCGTACTGGACGGCTACGACCTTAGCGAGACACTCACGGGCGATGCCGCCTCTCCACGTGAAAGCTTCTTTTACTACCGCGACAGCCGCCTGATGGCTGCAAGACTCGGTCGCTACAAAGCCCACTTCAAAACACAGGACAGTTACACCAAAGACAGTCGCGTGGTTAACGAACACGATCCACCGCTGTTGTACGACCTGCTGATCGACATCGGCGAGAAGCGAGACATCGCTAGTAAGCACCCGGATGTGGTCGACGAAATTGCAGAAGTCGTCAAAGCGCACCGCGAAGGCATGGTTATCGCGCCTAGCCAATGTGACCGAAAGTAG
- a CDS encoding proprotein convertase P-domain-containing protein gives MFDQRIRQIAITCFATLVFSCITGRPVQGQAGLRESLEQLDRDNDGMIEPHEITPLARPYLERVAESRRMSLQRPNRIDQWQEAARIYYAMKNGSDRDSIRPSREKTLKDFRPGDDDIMVPEFGIPIVKYPYTADDLDEAEDQIRRYDRNRDGYLDRREASRGRWTNLDPFTMDFDKDDRLSRLELAQRYARRRSVRDDSDQLIQRARRVGNGIESSGNGDDQRSAERDRRDWYRRGGSRYWLTASVIERFDANRNGRLEQSETIQLGIPFGALDANSDGELSREELFAYLSELQDQTGGLVEGLPGWFYELDTNRDGQVDLPEFATELTDERVAEFVGLDANGDGLLSTNEILSSKDMTGGVFENTEAEMLPPRKTIVSEIEIDETFVIADLNLQLAITHTQDDSLDAYLTGPDGTRIELFTGVGGRDDHFEDTIFDDQASTPINKARAPFQGSFIPEGLIKRGPGLGVFNGKPITGIWQLTIRCSRSERFGMLHRWALMARPDEEKLIGQTPSQEPEIEAESTSDPSLSNSPVDQPSAVGLDSWTAEQKAQITASLRKPASEEWSQMSEEEKRQYNERRKLAIKEYKQALGKTPR, from the coding sequence ATGTTTGATCAACGAATTCGACAGATCGCTATCACCTGCTTTGCCACGCTGGTTTTCAGTTGCATCACCGGCCGCCCTGTGCAGGGACAAGCCGGCCTGCGTGAATCGCTGGAACAACTTGACCGTGACAATGACGGGATGATCGAACCGCACGAGATCACGCCGCTAGCTCGCCCCTACCTAGAACGCGTCGCCGAGTCGCGTCGCATGTCGCTTCAGCGCCCCAACCGTATCGATCAGTGGCAGGAAGCGGCTCGCATCTATTACGCGATGAAAAATGGGTCGGACCGTGACAGCATCCGTCCGAGTCGCGAAAAGACGCTTAAAGACTTTCGTCCCGGTGATGACGACATCATGGTTCCCGAATTCGGTATCCCAATCGTCAAATACCCGTACACAGCTGACGACTTGGATGAAGCCGAAGATCAGATCCGACGCTATGACCGAAACCGCGACGGCTATCTTGACCGGCGCGAGGCTTCCCGTGGACGCTGGACGAATCTCGATCCGTTCACGATGGACTTTGACAAGGACGACCGTCTTAGCCGACTCGAATTGGCCCAGCGATACGCCCGCCGACGCAGCGTCCGCGATGACTCCGACCAACTGATCCAGCGTGCCCGCCGTGTCGGCAACGGGATCGAATCATCAGGCAATGGCGATGATCAACGATCTGCCGAACGGGATCGTCGTGACTGGTACCGCCGTGGCGGCAGCCGTTACTGGTTGACCGCTTCGGTAATCGAACGCTTCGATGCCAATCGCAATGGACGTCTGGAACAAAGCGAAACCATCCAGCTTGGTATCCCCTTCGGTGCGCTTGACGCAAATTCAGATGGTGAACTGTCCCGTGAAGAGTTGTTCGCTTACTTGAGCGAACTCCAAGATCAAACCGGAGGTCTCGTCGAAGGCCTACCCGGATGGTTTTACGAATTGGATACCAATCGCGACGGGCAAGTCGACCTCCCTGAGTTTGCAACCGAACTCACCGACGAGCGAGTTGCTGAATTCGTGGGGCTGGATGCTAACGGTGACGGTTTGTTGTCGACAAACGAAATCCTCTCCTCCAAGGACATGACCGGTGGCGTGTTCGAGAACACCGAAGCCGAGATGTTGCCACCTCGCAAAACGATTGTTTCTGAGATCGAAATCGACGAAACCTTTGTCATCGCGGATCTAAACCTGCAACTCGCAATTACACACACGCAAGACGACAGCCTTGACGCCTACCTGACCGGCCCCGACGGGACACGGATTGAATTGTTCACCGGCGTTGGTGGTCGCGACGATCACTTCGAAGACACGATATTTGACGATCAAGCTTCGACGCCAATCAACAAAGCACGGGCACCGTTCCAAGGCAGCTTCATCCCCGAGGGCCTAATCAAACGAGGGCCGGGCTTGGGTGTTTTTAACGGCAAGCCTATCACGGGCATTTGGCAATTAACCATCCGCTGTTCGCGAAGTGAACGATTCGGCATGCTTCACCGCTGGGCGTTGATGGCGCGTCCCGACGAAGAAAAACTGATCGGACAAACTCCTTCTCAAGAACCAGAGATCGAAGCCGAGTCGACTTCCGATCCCAGCTTATCCAATTCGCCTGTCGATCAACCGAGTGCCGTCGGACTGGATTCATGGACTGCGGAGCAGAAAGCTCAAATCACAGCGAGCCTTCGTAAACCAGCGTCCGAAGAATGGTCGCAGATGAGCGAGGAAGAAAAACGGCAATACAACGAACGCCGAAAACTGGCGATCAAAGAGTACAAACAGGCGTTGGGCAAGACTCCTCGCTAG
- a CDS encoding secretin N-terminal domain-containing protein yields MCLVLLVILASDFPDFIPYHDLQTMHRTSIWPALVILPALAVALWTIGSVQAYGQDPNVEPSEQAAQQSIQSPVPAANQPTDRQTTAPSTNVRFSFNGVAWREVINWIADEAGLALHVDSVPAGSFTYSDPKSFTHQEAIDRINLFLLPQGHTLVRSGNLLSVINLSDPRSLQQLDSLAELVRPADLKTRPKHDVVKCLFPLGPLDAEDAVEELSAIKLMMQPAVFSKTNQLLVTDTVAKLTSVQMILESFQPSTMDNGTVVKSFSLKHVNAEDVLTVARPHLGLATGEMIGIDVSLSSDVLGKSIFVTGVEDKVKLIERLVESIDVVDESMVEENADATLQAHEVIGGNVDLAYDVLQTLLSGQNIRLSKDETAGTIVALAPPKVQKDIADAVAQLAADTATFEVISLTSVDPYVAIGLIEEMLDLSSIYDDDEDSDVEPPKIDADPENRRLFVRGKPSQIEEIKSIVEGLDNQTTKQDDDANVRMLSLTGDHARQTLAVAARFWRLPNPILLFESEQASKPSERVVFNSTGDGQRSELLDILESKTPDHYVSAGGRGKVLQSPKTDVTLTAIECQLTSRGLLIQCDDVTVLDQFQNHLETLSGPKTSSTDDPIVYYLKYTRPVDAIRMLAELLDGSEAVTADSLVNATVSSPSSLLGSLITNRDGTVTLIAGTATVVADSRLNRLIVQGTGEDVSRIEKYLRIIEKESSITEIETFGRSHVIELVNTRAVAVEAAIRQAFAGRVVEAARPPAAAGGGNGDRPQQPRPNDNDSQDRDKKSDNKKQPKSAAGQAIDLEPKMTLAVHEPSNSLIVTAPDHLFQEVEQLAKVIDRRGEQTVQVFSPSNDEVMGAILEELFEGQSSSRSTSSSRSNSSSRNSASSSRSRDR; encoded by the coding sequence GTGTGCCTGGTTTTGTTGGTCATACTCGCCAGCGACTTCCCAGACTTTATTCCCTACCACGACTTGCAAACAATGCATCGCACCAGCATTTGGCCTGCTCTTGTCATTTTGCCTGCTCTTGCCGTCGCCCTTTGGACCATCGGTTCGGTTCAGGCTTACGGCCAAGATCCCAATGTGGAGCCTTCGGAGCAAGCGGCACAGCAATCGATTCAGTCGCCGGTTCCTGCTGCAAACCAGCCAACCGACCGCCAGACGACTGCACCATCAACGAACGTACGTTTCTCGTTTAATGGTGTCGCTTGGCGTGAAGTCATCAACTGGATCGCCGACGAAGCTGGGCTGGCACTTCATGTCGACTCGGTCCCCGCGGGAAGCTTCACCTACAGCGACCCTAAATCATTCACGCATCAAGAAGCGATCGATCGAATCAATTTGTTCTTGCTGCCTCAAGGTCACACGTTGGTGCGAAGCGGAAACCTGCTTTCGGTAATCAACTTGAGTGATCCGCGAAGCCTTCAGCAACTTGACTCGCTCGCAGAACTGGTCCGTCCCGCCGACCTGAAGACGCGTCCCAAGCACGATGTAGTCAAATGCTTGTTTCCTCTCGGACCGCTCGACGCCGAAGATGCGGTCGAAGAGCTTTCGGCCATCAAACTGATGATGCAACCGGCGGTATTTAGCAAGACCAATCAATTGCTGGTAACCGATACCGTTGCCAAGCTAACCAGCGTCCAAATGATTTTAGAATCGTTCCAGCCATCAACGATGGATAACGGAACGGTTGTCAAAAGCTTTAGCCTCAAACACGTCAATGCAGAAGACGTTCTGACGGTCGCTCGCCCGCACCTCGGCTTGGCGACTGGCGAAATGATCGGTATCGATGTTAGCCTGTCATCGGATGTTCTTGGAAAAAGCATCTTCGTCACCGGTGTCGAAGACAAAGTAAAACTGATCGAGCGTCTGGTCGAATCGATCGATGTCGTCGATGAATCGATGGTCGAAGAAAACGCAGACGCAACCCTACAAGCACACGAAGTCATCGGCGGCAATGTTGATCTCGCCTACGACGTTCTACAAACGTTGCTTTCGGGGCAAAACATCCGCCTATCGAAAGATGAGACTGCGGGCACGATCGTTGCTCTTGCACCACCCAAAGTTCAAAAAGACATCGCCGATGCGGTAGCCCAACTCGCTGCCGATACGGCAACCTTCGAAGTCATCTCGTTAACCAGTGTCGATCCCTATGTGGCGATCGGACTGATCGAAGAGATGCTGGACCTGTCGTCGATCTACGACGACGATGAAGACAGCGATGTTGAACCACCCAAGATCGACGCCGATCCCGAAAACCGTCGATTGTTTGTTCGTGGAAAACCATCGCAGATTGAAGAAATCAAAAGCATTGTCGAAGGGCTCGACAATCAGACCACGAAACAGGACGACGATGCGAACGTCCGCATGCTTTCGCTTACCGGTGATCACGCGCGGCAAACGCTAGCCGTTGCCGCTCGCTTCTGGCGATTACCCAACCCGATCCTTCTGTTCGAATCCGAACAGGCTTCCAAACCCTCGGAACGAGTCGTCTTTAACTCAACCGGAGATGGTCAACGAAGCGAGTTGCTGGATATTCTCGAAAGCAAAACACCAGACCACTACGTATCTGCCGGGGGCCGTGGCAAAGTCCTGCAAAGCCCCAAAACCGACGTCACTCTTACCGCAATTGAATGCCAACTGACCAGTCGAGGCCTGTTGATTCAGTGCGATGACGTAACCGTTTTGGACCAATTCCAAAACCACTTGGAAACCCTGTCCGGCCCGAAAACATCCTCAACCGATGACCCGATCGTTTACTACCTCAAGTACACGCGACCGGTTGATGCCATTCGCATGCTCGCCGAATTGCTCGACGGAAGCGAAGCGGTCACCGCCGACTCATTGGTTAATGCCACCGTGTCATCGCCAAGTTCGCTGCTTGGTAGCTTGATCACGAACCGAGACGGCACCGTTACTTTGATCGCAGGAACCGCGACCGTTGTTGCCGATTCCCGATTGAACCGACTGATCGTTCAAGGCACGGGCGAAGACGTCAGCAGGATCGAAAAATACCTGCGGATCATCGAAAAGGAATCCAGCATTACCGAGATCGAAACCTTCGGACGTTCACATGTGATCGAACTGGTCAACACGCGGGCCGTCGCCGTCGAAGCCGCAATCCGGCAAGCGTTCGCCGGGCGAGTTGTCGAAGCGGCACGTCCCCCAGCGGCAGCAGGCGGGGGCAACGGCGATCGCCCCCAGCAACCTCGCCCCAACGACAATGACAGCCAGGATCGCGATAAGAAATCAGACAATAAAAAGCAGCCCAAATCCGCCGCGGGCCAAGCGATCGACCTGGAACCTAAGATGACGCTCGCCGTTCACGAGCCGAGCAATTCGCTGATCGTGACCGCGCCGGATCACTTATTCCAAGAGGTCGAACAACTCGCAAAAGTGATCGATCGCCGAGGCGAACAGACCGTCCAAGTTTTCTCGCCTAGCAACGACGAAGTAATGGGAGCCATTCTCGAAGAACTGTTTGAAGGCCAATCATCGTCGCGTTCAACATCCTCCTCACGCAGCAACAGTTCTTCTCGAAACTCTGCTTCCTCATCGCGTTCACGTGACCGCTAA
- a CDS encoding SDR family NAD(P)-dependent oxidoreductase, with product MPQELHQPQPPVVLVTGASAGLGLVIAKTFASHGYRVAVAGRTADRLQEAAKLIAPNDLDQVLICVGDVTRSNDCAQFADDIKERWGHLDVLVNCVGASDRGLTMELTAERIHELIDANVVGTLICSQAMLPLLRDSHGSVINIGSLAGKVGARYLGGYNTTKHALSGLTQQMRLELREQGVHVGLVSPGPIRRPDAGQRYADRTGGSLPESAAAPGGGTNFKGLDPQRVADAVYQSVIKRRPDVVLPGYMRLLITLGNGLPRLGDWLLLKFTSSKSR from the coding sequence ATGCCTCAGGAACTCCACCAACCTCAACCGCCCGTCGTTCTTGTGACTGGTGCATCAGCTGGCTTGGGCTTGGTCATCGCGAAGACGTTTGCTTCGCATGGATATCGCGTTGCCGTTGCTGGACGAACCGCTGACCGCCTTCAGGAAGCAGCGAAGCTTATCGCCCCAAACGATCTCGATCAGGTACTGATCTGCGTGGGTGATGTGACGCGATCAAACGACTGCGCTCAGTTTGCTGACGACATCAAGGAACGTTGGGGGCATCTCGATGTGCTGGTCAACTGCGTCGGTGCAAGCGACCGCGGATTGACAATGGAATTGACCGCGGAACGAATCCATGAACTGATCGATGCGAATGTCGTCGGAACGCTGATCTGCAGTCAAGCGATGCTTCCACTGCTTCGAGACTCACACGGAAGCGTGATCAACATCGGTTCGCTGGCAGGAAAAGTTGGGGCTCGTTATTTGGGTGGATACAACACGACAAAGCACGCCTTGTCAGGATTGACCCAGCAAATGCGGCTGGAATTGCGCGAGCAAGGCGTTCATGTTGGCTTGGTCAGCCCGGGTCCGATTCGCCGCCCAGATGCCGGCCAACGCTACGCCGATCGGACCGGCGGCTCTCTGCCTGAAAGTGCTGCTGCACCCGGCGGCGGCACGAATTTCAAAGGACTTGATCCGCAACGCGTTGCCGACGCGGTCTATCAATCTGTTATTAAACGTCGCCCGGATGTCGTACTTCCTGGCTATATGCGTTTGCTGATCACGCTGGGAAACGGGCTGCCACGGCTTGGCGATTGGCTGCTATTGAAATTTACCAGCAGCAAGTCTCGATAG
- the pyk gene encoding pyruvate kinase gives MMPRPAIHQSCTKIVATVGPACDSPEQLAELIKAGVDVFRINTAHGKIPDHEQKLNAIRAASDMVGSPAGVLLDLAGPKIRLGELLTDPLQLDIGAELTFIRDGEPAHDHEVTANYPKLIAELEAGNVVMLADGMVALVVESVTEDRAVCRVTASGEVRSRQGINLPGVRLSVSSMQRSDIANAMWAAENGIDFISLSFVRSAEDVYSLKNLLKAHECDAFVIAKIEKPEALEQLEEIVDAADGIMVARGDLGVEIDVAETPMAQKRIIQVCKEKVKPVIVATQMLESMHHNSTPTRAEASDVANAILDGADACMLSGETAVGDHPVKAVEVMSRIMRVTERNLVHEINHSVSHCVHPTTTAVTNAAISIAEAIDAAMIIIATRSGGTAWVKSKSRSSIPTLGVSDCPATLRRIQLFWGIRPVGIEKMASPAEIRMKICEWGKENNQLKKGDRVVFVTGSGVVEKAHNSVVVHTVE, from the coding sequence ATGATGCCGCGTCCCGCGATTCACCAGTCCTGCACGAAGATCGTTGCTACCGTCGGTCCTGCGTGTGACTCCCCCGAACAATTGGCGGAGTTGATCAAGGCAGGGGTGGATGTATTTCGGATCAATACAGCGCACGGAAAGATCCCCGATCACGAGCAAAAACTGAACGCGATTCGTGCCGCGTCTGACATGGTCGGCAGCCCTGCGGGAGTCTTGTTAGACCTTGCGGGACCGAAAATCCGTTTAGGTGAATTGCTAACCGACCCATTGCAGTTGGACATCGGTGCGGAGCTGACGTTTATCCGTGACGGCGAACCGGCGCACGACCATGAGGTCACTGCGAATTACCCCAAGTTGATCGCTGAGTTGGAAGCCGGAAATGTTGTGATGTTGGCCGACGGGATGGTCGCACTGGTTGTCGAATCAGTCACCGAAGATCGCGCCGTTTGCCGAGTCACCGCGTCTGGTGAGGTGCGTAGCCGACAAGGAATCAACCTTCCAGGTGTCCGCTTGTCTGTTTCTTCGATGCAGCGAAGTGACATCGCCAACGCGATGTGGGCAGCCGAAAATGGTATCGACTTTATCAGCCTGTCGTTCGTGCGGAGCGCCGAAGATGTCTATTCACTAAAGAACCTTCTGAAGGCGCATGAATGTGATGCATTCGTGATCGCGAAAATTGAGAAGCCCGAAGCGCTTGAGCAGCTCGAAGAGATCGTCGATGCCGCCGATGGCATCATGGTTGCTCGCGGTGACTTGGGGGTCGAAATTGATGTTGCCGAAACACCGATGGCTCAGAAGCGGATCATTCAGGTTTGCAAAGAGAAAGTCAAACCGGTGATCGTGGCGACACAGATGTTGGAATCAATGCACCATAATTCCACGCCGACGCGGGCCGAGGCAAGCGATGTTGCCAACGCGATTTTGGACGGGGCAGACGCATGCATGCTCAGTGGTGAAACCGCGGTCGGGGATCATCCGGTCAAAGCGGTCGAGGTCATGAGCCGGATCATGCGAGTGACCGAACGCAACTTGGTTCACGAGATCAACCACTCGGTCAGCCACTGCGTGCATCCAACAACGACCGCCGTGACCAACGCGGCGATCAGTATTGCCGAAGCGATCGATGCGGCGATGATCATCATCGCGACCCGATCCGGTGGCACCGCTTGGGTTAAAAGTAAATCGCGTAGTTCAATCCCAACACTTGGCGTCAGCGACTGCCCTGCCACCTTGCGACGAATCCAGTTGTTCTGGGGAATTCGCCCGGTAGGGATCGAGAAGATGGCCAGCCCCGCAGAAATTCGAATGAAGATCTGCGAATGGGGAAAGGAAAACAACCAATTGAAAAAAGGCGATCGTGTGGTGTTCGTTACCGGAAGCGGTGTTGTCGAAAAGGCACACAATTCCGTTGTCGTTCATACGGTTGAGTAA
- a CDS encoding DUF1559 domain-containing protein — protein MKRSAFTLVELLVVIAIIGILIGLLLPAVQAAREAARRMSCSNNMAQIALSCHHFEFSMDHLPPGVTDDEGPIRSEVGGGKHIGWMTQILPYIEQHVAFKKLDFDKSVYDPANAEVREHRIQYFLCPSNPHEYGLNLTPRVGTSHYAGCHNDRETQIDTDNHGIFYLNSDTRFSDITDGSTNTIMLGETLGDKDALGWVSGTRATLRNTDKFNLIESDPFDERSQPVTEVGGFASHHAGGAQFALADGAVVFLSNRIDPQVYRYMGHRADDQLIDQDR, from the coding sequence ATGAAACGTAGTGCTTTTACCCTGGTCGAATTGCTGGTTGTCATTGCGATCATTGGAATTCTGATCGGTCTATTGCTCCCCGCTGTGCAAGCCGCTCGTGAAGCGGCACGCCGCATGTCGTGCTCAAACAACATGGCGCAAATCGCTTTGTCGTGCCATCACTTTGAATTTTCGATGGACCACCTTCCTCCTGGCGTTACTGACGACGAAGGTCCAATTCGCAGCGAAGTGGGTGGCGGAAAACATATCGGCTGGATGACTCAAATCCTGCCCTACATTGAACAGCATGTCGCCTTCAAAAAGCTGGACTTTGACAAGAGCGTTTACGATCCGGCCAATGCGGAGGTCCGTGAGCATCGGATACAGTACTTTCTCTGCCCATCAAACCCACACGAGTACGGATTGAACTTAACGCCCCGTGTTGGCACAAGCCACTATGCCGGTTGTCACAACGACAGGGAAACCCAGATCGACACGGACAACCACGGGATCTTCTATCTCAATAGCGACACGCGGTTTTCAGACATTACCGATGGTTCCACCAACACGATCATGCTTGGCGAAACGTTGGGAGACAAAGATGCCTTGGGATGGGTCAGCGGAACGCGTGCGACGCTTCGCAACACTGACAAGTTCAATCTGATCGAATCAGATCCCTTTGATGAACGGAGCCAGCCGGTCACTGAAGTCGGCGGATTTGCAAGTCATCACGCCGGTGGTGCTCAATTCGCGCTTGCCGATGGGGCCGTGGTCTTTTTGTCCAACCGAATTGACCCACAAGTCTATCGCTACATGGGCCATCGCGCCGACGATCAGCTGATTGACCAAGACAGATAA